In Pedobacter sp. W3I1, one DNA window encodes the following:
- a CDS encoding AraC family transcriptional regulator, with the protein MKPHLLNVSTNSVDSFSARRDIMPDINNRWHYHSALELIYVKKGRGTQFIGDSIKNFKDGDVVLLGSNLPHYWRFDPEFFDETGEESVDVYVIHFKEDFLGKDFLDLPENQEIKKVLLQSTQGIQLQGTSKEKIASLMPQIIEATGTMRIIKILEVLTEIANCEEKNILVSLGFKPNFLENEKDRIQSIYNYTISNYKNKIELKEIAAVAKISPNSFCKFFKTKSRKTYTQFLNEIRVGQACKLLIENDLTVKEICYDCGFYNFTSFHKYFREITGKTPLKYQQAFSKQ; encoded by the coding sequence ATGAAACCGCATTTACTTAATGTATCTACTAATTCGGTAGATTCTTTTAGCGCCCGAAGAGATATTATGCCCGATATAAACAACCGCTGGCATTACCACTCGGCATTAGAATTGATCTACGTTAAAAAAGGCAGAGGCACGCAGTTTATTGGCGATAGTATTAAAAATTTTAAGGACGGCGATGTGGTTTTACTTGGAAGCAACTTGCCGCATTACTGGCGCTTCGATCCAGAGTTTTTTGATGAAACAGGTGAAGAATCAGTTGATGTGTATGTGATTCATTTTAAGGAGGATTTTTTAGGAAAGGATTTTCTCGATCTCCCCGAAAATCAGGAGATTAAAAAAGTGTTGCTGCAATCTACACAGGGAATTCAGCTGCAAGGAACCTCGAAAGAGAAAATAGCCAGTTTAATGCCACAGATTATTGAGGCTACTGGCACCATGAGGATTATAAAAATACTCGAGGTATTAACAGAAATAGCCAATTGCGAAGAAAAAAACATATTGGTTTCGTTAGGCTTTAAGCCAAACTTTTTAGAGAACGAAAAAGACAGGATCCAATCTATTTATAACTATACCATTAGCAATTACAAGAATAAAATAGAACTAAAGGAAATTGCTGCGGTAGCTAAAATTAGTCCCAATTCGTTCTGTAAATTCTTTAAAACTAAAAGTAGAAAAACGTATACACAGTTTCTGAACGAGATTAGAGTTGGGCAGGCCTGTAAATTACTGATTGAAAATGATCTAACGGTAAAAGAAATCTGCTACGACTGTGGGTTTTATAATTTCACCAGTTTCCATAAATATTTCAGGGAGATAACTGGCAAAACACCCTTGAAATATCAGCAGGCTTTTTCGAAACAATAG
- the fucP gene encoding L-fucose:H+ symporter permease, whose product MSHTPSTNFKVSDTPKNGKGYLFPLILVTSLFFFWGFVHNLDPVLIPHLRKAFQLNVFESTLVDSSVFIAYFLLALPAGYIMRKYGYKSGIILGLVLFAIGCLLFIPAANTAQYIFFLGALFIIACGLTFLETAANPYVTVLGPPETATQRLNFSQSFNGLAAFLAPVLGGKFIFTEVKYTDTQLAKMLPLEKQAYILEEASTVKGPYLILGVLIIVVAILFIFTKLPDIKEEEDTKEKSSFGHVLGHSHLRWAIIGQFFYVGAQVCVLSLFISFVTSSAAISQDAAKWYAGAAGLAFMIGRFAGTFFMRYVAAHKLLMLYALISALLTLVSIFASGMITVYALIGVAFFMSIMFPTIFSLGIAGLGKDTKLGSSLIVMSIVGGAFLPPILGLISDATHNIQYGYLVPFVCFLVVFYFGWKGWKPNHIEKEISLDYKIDNEKISHQD is encoded by the coding sequence ATGAGCCACACTCCATCAACGAACTTTAAAGTATCCGATACACCAAAAAATGGTAAGGGATATTTATTTCCATTAATTTTGGTCACCAGCCTATTTTTCTTCTGGGGCTTTGTTCACAATCTCGATCCCGTATTAATTCCGCATTTACGTAAAGCTTTTCAGTTAAATGTTTTCGAATCTACCCTGGTCGATTCATCTGTTTTTATTGCCTATTTTTTATTGGCACTACCTGCAGGCTACATTATGCGCAAGTATGGTTATAAAAGTGGTATTATTTTAGGTCTTGTTTTATTCGCCATCGGCTGTTTATTATTTATACCTGCAGCCAATACCGCACAATATATATTTTTCTTAGGCGCACTTTTTATTATCGCCTGTGGTTTAACCTTTTTAGAAACCGCCGCAAATCCTTACGTTACTGTGCTAGGACCGCCAGAAACGGCTACACAGCGATTAAATTTCTCTCAGTCTTTTAATGGTTTGGCTGCATTTTTAGCGCCAGTACTTGGCGGTAAATTTATTTTTACCGAAGTAAAATATACCGATACGCAATTGGCAAAAATGTTGCCTTTAGAAAAACAGGCTTATATACTCGAGGAGGCATCGACGGTAAAAGGACCTTATTTAATTTTGGGTGTTCTGATTATTGTGGTGGCTATCCTATTCATTTTTACCAAGCTGCCCGATATTAAGGAAGAAGAGGATACCAAAGAAAAAAGCAGTTTTGGCCATGTATTGGGTCATAGCCATTTGCGCTGGGCCATTATTGGGCAGTTTTTTTATGTTGGTGCACAGGTTTGTGTACTGAGTTTATTCATCAGTTTCGTCACCTCATCGGCAGCTATCAGTCAGGATGCAGCAAAATGGTACGCTGGTGCGGCAGGCCTGGCTTTTATGATAGGCAGGTTCGCTGGAACGTTCTTCATGAGATACGTAGCTGCCCATAAACTATTGATGCTTTACGCATTAATCAGTGCTTTACTTACCCTCGTATCTATTTTTGCAAGCGGCATGATTACCGTTTATGCTTTAATCGGTGTTGCTTTCTTTATGTCGATCATGTTCCCAACCATATTCTCCTTGGGTATAGCAGGTTTGGGTAAGGATACCAAATTGGGTTCGTCATTAATTGTGATGTCTATTGTTGGCGGTGCCTTTTTACCGCCGATATTAGGTTTGATATCAGACGCCACACACAATATACAATATGGATATTTAGTGCCTTTCGTATGTTTTTTAGTGGTTTTCTACTTTGGTTGGAAAGGATGGAAACCCAATCACATTGAAAAAGAAATAAGTTTAGATTATAAAATTGACAATGAAAAAATTAGTCATCAAGATTAA
- a CDS encoding UxaA family hydrolase: protein MKKLVIKINHADNVLVALQDLPQDTKIVHEGNTYVTVDEIPAKHKFFMQDMKAGDEVMMYGVLVGKVQFDVKAGMRMNVENTKHAAEPFAYRNVNYKWEAPDVSKYANRSFNGYHRKNGAVGTANYWLFIPTVFCENRNLDIIKESLYSELGYAVDDKYKSYTHKLVQAYENGEDINNISFEPKVNKASRTFKNVDGIKFLTHNGGCGGTRQDADTLSKLLAAYAHHPNVAGITVLSLGCQHLQVEDFKRDLFALDPDFDKPLLIFEQQKAQSEEQLIQNSIRSTFEGLMFINKQARTAAPLSKLCVGVKCGGSDGFSGISANPAVGYCADLLVALGAKVLLAEFPELCGVEQEMIDRSVDQPTAEKFIRLMTEYDDLAHKVGSGFYMNPSPGNIKDGLITDAIKSAGAARKAGSAPVVDVLDYTEPATKPGLSLVCTPGNDVEATTGKAAAGATLILFTTGLGTPTGNPVCPTIKVATNSILAKRMSDIIDIDTGAVINGEKTINEMGEDILEYCIKVASGEEIPKAVQLNQDDFIPWKRGVSL, encoded by the coding sequence ATGAAAAAATTAGTCATCAAGATTAACCATGCGGATAATGTTTTGGTTGCGTTGCAAGATTTGCCACAAGACACCAAAATAGTGCATGAAGGAAATACCTACGTTACTGTTGATGAAATCCCTGCCAAGCATAAATTTTTTATGCAGGATATGAAAGCAGGCGATGAGGTAATGATGTACGGCGTTTTGGTTGGAAAGGTACAGTTTGATGTAAAAGCTGGCATGCGTATGAATGTAGAGAATACCAAACATGCTGCAGAGCCATTTGCCTATCGCAATGTTAATTACAAATGGGAAGCACCTGATGTGAGTAAATATGCCAACCGCAGTTTTAATGGTTATCACCGTAAAAACGGTGCAGTGGGCACCGCAAATTATTGGTTGTTTATCCCGACTGTATTTTGCGAGAACAGAAATCTGGATATCATTAAAGAATCGCTTTATAGTGAGTTGGGTTATGCGGTAGATGATAAATATAAATCTTACACCCATAAACTGGTTCAGGCCTACGAAAATGGAGAAGACATTAATAATATTAGTTTTGAACCGAAAGTAAATAAAGCCAGCCGTACCTTTAAAAATGTGGATGGGATTAAATTCCTCACGCATAATGGCGGTTGTGGCGGTACACGTCAGGATGCTGATACTTTAAGCAAATTATTGGCGGCTTATGCCCATCACCCCAATGTGGCCGGTATAACGGTTTTAAGTTTGGGCTGTCAGCATTTGCAGGTAGAAGATTTTAAACGTGACCTGTTTGCACTTGATCCTGATTTTGATAAACCACTTTTAATTTTCGAGCAGCAAAAAGCACAAAGCGAAGAGCAATTGATCCAAAATTCGATCCGCAGTACATTTGAAGGATTGATGTTCATTAATAAACAAGCGCGTACAGCAGCGCCATTAAGCAAATTATGTGTAGGCGTAAAATGTGGAGGAAGCGATGGTTTTAGCGGCATTTCTGCCAATCCAGCGGTTGGTTATTGTGCCGATTTATTGGTAGCCTTAGGTGCAAAGGTTTTATTAGCCGAGTTCCCTGAGCTTTGTGGCGTAGAGCAGGAAATGATAGATAGATCTGTTGATCAGCCAACTGCAGAAAAGTTTATCCGCTTAATGACAGAATACGATGATTTGGCGCATAAAGTTGGTTCTGGCTTTTACATGAATCCTTCTCCAGGCAACATTAAAGATGGTTTAATTACCGATGCGATTAAGTCGGCAGGTGCTGCTCGTAAAGCGGGCTCCGCTCCTGTTGTAGATGTTTTAGATTATACCGAACCTGCTACTAAACCTGGCTTAAGTTTGGTATGTACCCCGGGGAATGATGTAGAAGCAACCACAGGTAAAGCTGCTGCCGGTGCAACCTTAATTTTATTCACCACCGGTTTGGGCACGCCAACAGGAAACCCGGTTTGCCCCACCATTAAAGTAGCTACCAATTCGATCCTGGCCAAGCGCATGAGTGATATTATCGATATCGACACAGGAGCAGTGATTAATGGCGAAAAAACCATTAACGAAATGGGCGAAGATATATTGGAATACTGTATTAAAGTGGCCAGTGGCGAAGAAATCCCTAAAGCTGTACAGCTTAATCAGGATGATTTTATCCCATGGAAAAGAGGTGTAAGCCTTTAG
- a CDS encoding SDR family oxidoreductase produces MNLNLEGKIILVSGGAKGIGAAIVKALAIENAFPIIIGRNESDNLKMLQEITDLGLKADYFTAELTVPESCKTIVDVILAKYGRIDGLVNNAGVNDGVGLENGTYEGFMESLHKNVVHYYLLAKHALPALKQSKGSILNIGSKTAETGQGGTSGYAASNGARNALTREWAVELLPFSIRVNAIIVAEAWTPLYEKWINSFEDRDVKLKNITDKIPFENRMTSVDEIANMAVFLLSDKSSHTTGQLIHVDGGYVHLDRALL; encoded by the coding sequence ATGAATTTAAATTTAGAAGGCAAAATAATCCTGGTGAGCGGTGGTGCAAAAGGCATTGGCGCGGCAATTGTTAAGGCTTTGGCCATTGAAAATGCTTTCCCTATCATTATAGGCCGTAATGAAAGCGATAACCTGAAAATGCTTCAGGAAATAACAGATTTAGGTTTAAAAGCAGACTATTTTACAGCAGAACTCACTGTGCCCGAGAGCTGTAAAACTATCGTTGATGTTATATTGGCAAAGTACGGCAGAATAGATGGCCTAGTAAATAATGCTGGTGTTAACGATGGTGTTGGTCTTGAAAATGGTACTTATGAAGGTTTTATGGAATCGCTACATAAAAATGTGGTACACTATTACCTATTGGCTAAACATGCCCTGCCGGCACTTAAACAGAGCAAGGGTTCGATTTTAAATATCGGTAGCAAAACCGCAGAAACCGGACAAGGCGGAACATCTGGTTATGCCGCATCGAACGGTGCCAGAAATGCCTTAACCCGTGAGTGGGCTGTAGAATTATTGCCTTTTAGCATTCGTGTTAATGCGATTATTGTTGCTGAAGCCTGGACCCCACTATACGAAAAATGGATTAACTCTTTTGAAGATCGGGATGTAAAACTCAAAAACATAACTGATAAAATCCCTTTTGAAAACAGAATGACCAGTGTGGATGAGATTGCCAATATGGCTGTATTTCTATTATCAGATAAATCTAGTCATACTACAGGCCAACTAATCCATGTAGATGGTGGTTATGTACACCTGGATAGGGCGCTTTTGTAA
- a CDS encoding alkaline phosphatase family protein gives MESRGARIILLSEYGIAPVNEPIHLNRLFRENGLIQIREERGLELLDPGASKAFVVADHQVAHVYINDKSVTEQVKALLKSVPDIELILDEAEQEQHHINHERSGDLVLTAKENSWFTYYFWLDDAKAPDYARVVDIHKKPGYDPVEMFMTSKLRAGYKLLRKKAGFRYVMDVIPLDAKLVKGSHGSINVADKFKPVLVTSKAIDKTLNAPDVYQVIWDSLTV, from the coding sequence ATTGAAAGCAGGGGTGCCCGCATCATTTTACTTTCCGAATATGGTATTGCGCCTGTAAATGAGCCAATCCACCTTAACCGTTTGTTCAGGGAAAACGGTTTGATTCAGATCCGTGAAGAAAGAGGGCTGGAGTTGCTTGATCCGGGTGCTTCTAAAGCATTTGTAGTGGCCGACCACCAGGTAGCACATGTTTACATTAATGATAAAAGTGTAACAGAGCAGGTGAAGGCTTTATTGAAAAGTGTACCTGATATTGAATTGATACTGGATGAGGCAGAACAGGAGCAACATCACATTAACCACGAACGTTCCGGAGATCTGGTTCTTACGGCAAAAGAAAACAGCTGGTTTACCTATTATTTCTGGTTGGATGATGCTAAAGCTCCAGATTATGCTCGGGTAGTTGATATTCATAAAAAACCTGGCTACGATCCTGTAGAAATGTTCATGACCTCTAAATTGAGGGCAGGATATAAACTTTTAAGAAAAAAAGCCGGCTTCCGTTATGTGATGGATGTAATTCCGCTCGATGCTAAGCTGGTTAAAGGGTCGCATGGCAGCATTAATGTAGCCGATAAGTTTAAACCTGTTCTGGTTACTTCGAAGGCAATAGATAAAACCTTAAATGCACCGGATGTTTATCAGGTGATTTGGGATAGTTTAACGGTTTAA
- a CDS encoding alkaline phosphatase family protein produces MHKTVVIDIVALSTSVIGAHTPFLQQYIAENHLTTIEPLLPAVTTAVQSSYLTGKYPSENGIVGNGWYDHADAEIKFWKQSNKLVNAEKIWDQAKKEDPNFTCANMFWWYNMYSTADFSVTPRPNYLADGRKLPDCYSQPAELRDHLQNKLGQFPLFQFWGPGANIKSTRWIADASMETEKLHNPTLTLIYLPHLDYCLQKFGPELDKISTELKEIDQVVEELVRFY; encoded by the coding sequence ATGCACAAAACCGTTGTTATCGATATCGTAGCCTTATCTACATCCGTAATCGGAGCGCATACGCCTTTTCTTCAGCAATATATTGCTGAGAACCATTTAACAACCATAGAACCTTTATTGCCTGCAGTTACAACGGCTGTGCAGTCGAGTTATCTCACGGGTAAATACCCTTCAGAAAATGGTATTGTGGGCAATGGATGGTATGATCATGCGGATGCTGAAATCAAATTCTGGAAACAGTCTAACAAACTGGTGAATGCTGAAAAAATATGGGATCAGGCTAAAAAGGAAGACCCTAATTTTACCTGCGCCAATATGTTCTGGTGGTACAACATGTACTCGACAGCCGATTTTTCGGTTACACCACGACCAAATTACCTTGCTGATGGCCGTAAATTGCCAGATTGTTATTCGCAACCAGCCGAATTGCGCGATCATTTACAAAATAAACTGGGACAGTTCCCCTTGTTTCAGTTTTGGGGCCCTGGCGCAAATATTAAATCAACGAGGTGGATTGCAGATGCCTCCATGGAAACTGAAAAGTTGCACAATCCTACGCTTACATTAATTTATTTGCCCCATTTAGACTATTGTCTGCAAAAGTTTGGTCCAGAGCTGGATAAAATCAGTACGGAACTGAAAGAGATCGATCAGGTGGTAGAAGAACTGGTGCGGTTTTATTGA
- the eboE gene encoding metabolite traffic protein EboE: MKLTSGHLTFCTNIYAGENWTAHFAVLKDSFPVLKAQLSPEAPMGIGLRLSNLASIELLEENHLETFKQWLEHQGGYVFTMNGFPYGGFHHTRVKDQVHAPDWTTRDRVDYTLRLAEILSQLLPEGMDGGISTSPLSYKPWFKDALEKEKATVTASTHILEVAGGLAKIYQQTAKIIHLDIEPEPDGFLESGPEFINWFENELLPIGKTYFDEQSGLSAIDTEDLIKTHIRLCYDVCHFAIGYEPHTAIINELQEKGIQIGKIQISAALKAKLPVSASERTAVLDQLSRFDEPTYLHQVIARKNDCSLVRYPDLKDALAEGEDPTVTEWRAHFHVPIFVEDMGLIQSTQSDITEVLNLQKSNPFTAHLEVETYTWEVLPTALKAPLNDSIIRELAWVKNLL; this comes from the coding sequence ATGAAATTAACTTCCGGACATTTAACGTTCTGTACAAATATTTATGCAGGTGAAAACTGGACAGCACATTTTGCCGTGTTGAAAGATAGTTTTCCCGTATTAAAGGCCCAGTTGTCGCCAGAGGCGCCAATGGGCATCGGTTTACGCCTTTCTAATCTGGCCAGTATCGAATTGTTGGAAGAAAATCATCTGGAAACATTTAAACAATGGCTTGAGCACCAAGGTGGGTATGTTTTTACCATGAACGGATTTCCCTATGGCGGTTTTCACCATACCAGGGTTAAAGACCAGGTGCATGCACCCGATTGGACGACCAGAGACCGTGTTGACTATACACTCCGTTTAGCTGAAATTCTATCGCAATTACTTCCAGAGGGTATGGATGGCGGTATTTCGACCTCGCCATTAAGCTATAAACCCTGGTTTAAGGATGCTTTAGAAAAAGAAAAAGCTACGGTTACTGCCAGCACACATATCTTGGAAGTTGCCGGAGGTTTGGCAAAAATCTATCAGCAAACAGCTAAAATCATCCACCTCGATATCGAACCAGAACCGGATGGTTTTCTTGAATCGGGTCCAGAATTTATTAACTGGTTTGAGAATGAACTTTTACCAATTGGAAAAACATATTTTGATGAGCAATCAGGTTTGAGTGCGATTGATACAGAGGATTTGATTAAAACACACATCCGTTTGTGTTACGATGTTTGTCATTTTGCAATCGGTTATGAACCACATACCGCCATCATCAACGAATTACAGGAGAAAGGCATTCAGATTGGAAAAATCCAGATCAGTGCTGCGCTAAAAGCTAAATTGCCCGTATCTGCTTCAGAAAGAACTGCAGTGTTGGATCAGCTGAGTCGCTTTGATGAGCCTACTTATCTCCATCAGGTAATAGCCAGAAAAAATGATTGCAGTCTGGTCCGTTATCCTGATCTTAAGGATGCATTGGCAGAAGGAGAAGACCCAACGGTAACGGAATGGCGCGCACATTTCCATGTACCCATTTTTGTTGAGGATATGGGCTTGATCCAATCTACACAATCGGATATTACCGAAGTATTAAACTTGCAAAAAAGTAATCCTTTCACCGCTCATTTAGAAGTAGAAACCTATACCTGGGAGGTTTTACCAACAGCTTTAAAAGCGCCTTTGAACGATTCAATCATTAGGGAGCTGGCCTGGGTTAAAAATTTATTATAA
- a CDS encoding 3-dehydroquinate synthase, producing MEHLHQSFTVQYNYNVFFTSSLFLPENELLNSFLVNLNPAVAVKKILFVIDEGVANAHKDLNNQIKAYFTKYPQTQLVQDILIIPGGEQVKNDTQYFDQVLEAISIHGIDRHSFVAAIGGGAVLDMVGYAATVAHRGIKHIRIPSTVLSQNDSGVGVKNGINYFNKKNFLGTFSPPVAVFNDEVLLSTLSDRDWRSGIAEAIKVALIKDREFFEWLEANATALAQRDLTAMNYQIWKCAKLHVEHIRSADPFENGSARPLDFGHWSAHKLEYLTNFEVRHGEAVAMGIALDAVYSNLSGRISTEDAQRVITLIQQLGFELTHPLLQVTEKGSPILQGLEEFREHLGGELTITLLTGLGSGEEVHEIDADILKQAAEILNNQTALIQH from the coding sequence ATGGAACATTTACATCAATCCTTTACGGTACAATATAATTATAATGTTTTTTTTACTTCATCGCTTTTTTTGCCTGAAAACGAGTTGTTAAACAGTTTTTTAGTTAACCTAAATCCGGCGGTTGCAGTAAAGAAGATCTTATTTGTTATAGATGAGGGTGTAGCGAATGCACACAAAGACCTTAATAATCAAATTAAAGCCTATTTTACCAAATACCCTCAAACGCAGTTAGTTCAGGATATTTTGATTATCCCGGGGGGAGAACAGGTAAAAAACGATACTCAATATTTTGATCAGGTGTTAGAAGCCATCAGTATTCATGGTATCGACAGGCATTCGTTTGTGGCTGCCATTGGTGGTGGTGCTGTGCTTGATATGGTGGGTTATGCGGCTACGGTTGCGCACCGCGGAATTAAACACATCAGGATTCCGAGTACTGTGCTTTCGCAGAACGATTCGGGTGTTGGGGTTAAAAACGGAATTAATTATTTCAATAAAAAGAACTTTTTGGGCACTTTTTCGCCACCCGTTGCGGTTTTTAATGATGAAGTATTGTTAAGCACTTTATCCGATCGCGATTGGCGTTCAGGTATTGCTGAAGCGATTAAAGTGGCACTGATTAAAGACCGCGAATTTTTTGAGTGGCTGGAAGCGAATGCGACTGCGCTTGCACAACGAGATTTAACAGCCATGAACTACCAGATCTGGAAATGTGCGAAACTCCATGTGGAGCATATCCGCAGTGCCGATCCTTTCGAAAACGGTTCGGCCCGTCCGTTGGATTTTGGCCATTGGAGTGCACATAAACTAGAATACCTGACTAATTTTGAAGTGAGGCATGGTGAGGCCGTTGCCATGGGGATTGCCTTAGATGCTGTATATTCCAATTTATCGGGCAGGATCAGTACTGAGGACGCACAGAGAGTAATTACCCTGATCCAGCAACTGGGTTTCGAATTAACCCATCCTTTGTTACAGGTTACTGAGAAGGGGAGCCCGATTTTGCAAGGGTTAGAGGAATTCAGGGAGCATCTTGGCGGAGAGCTGACGATCACCTTGCTTACAGGCCTGGGGAGTGGAGAAGAAGTTCATGAAATTGATGCTGATATTTTAAAACAGGCTGCCGAAATTTTAAATAACCAAACCGCTCTTATTCAACATTAA
- the eboC gene encoding UbiA-like protein EboC (EboC, a homolog the polyprenyltransferase UbiA, belongs to system of proteins involved in the trafficking of precursor metabolites to an extracytoplasmic compartment so that the biosynthesis of certain natural products, such as scytonemin, can be completed.), whose protein sequence is MKKIMVYLRMMRPANIVTSVADILAGIAISGVLSTGLSIPWFSILFLAASTACLYGGGIVFNDVFDADLDKIERPERAIPSGLISLQGATILGSLLLFAGIALAALNSLTSGLLALLVAVFALLYNKFGKHHSFFGPLNMGLCRGFNLLLGLSIVLEMLYSHYYLAIIPVIYIFSITMTSRGEVHGGHAKNLYLAAFLYAIVICAIAYFAFVNDRLLWSLLFLVPFTFMIFRPLLKAIKEPVGKNIGGAVKAGVISLILMDAAWAVTFDALILAFIIAALLPLSMWLSKLFAVT, encoded by the coding sequence TTGAAAAAAATTATGGTCTATCTGCGCATGATGCGCCCTGCCAATATTGTAACTTCAGTAGCCGATATTTTGGCAGGGATTGCCATTTCTGGGGTTTTAAGCACTGGATTGTCCATTCCATGGTTTTCTATCTTGTTTTTGGCCGCATCAACCGCCTGTTTATATGGGGGAGGAATCGTTTTTAACGATGTTTTCGATGCCGATCTGGATAAAATAGAACGTCCCGAAAGAGCCATTCCAAGTGGTTTGATCAGTTTACAAGGTGCTACCATTTTAGGAAGCTTGTTGCTTTTTGCCGGAATTGCTTTGGCCGCATTAAATAGTTTAACTTCGGGCCTATTGGCCCTTTTGGTGGCCGTTTTCGCTTTGCTTTATAATAAATTTGGCAAACACCATTCTTTTTTCGGACCGTTGAATATGGGCTTATGCCGTGGGTTTAACCTGCTGCTGGGGTTAAGTATTGTGCTGGAAATGCTTTACAGCCATTATTATTTAGCTATAATCCCTGTGATTTATATTTTCTCGATCACCATGACCAGCCGTGGCGAAGTTCACGGAGGCCATGCTAAAAATCTATATTTGGCCGCCTTTCTGTATGCAATCGTGATTTGCGCTATTGCTTATTTCGCTTTTGTAAACGATAGGTTGCTGTGGTCGCTACTGTTTCTGGTTCCTTTTACCTTTATGATTTTCAGGCCACTTTTAAAAGCGATAAAAGAGCCTGTTGGTAAAAATATCGGCGGGGCAGTAAAAGCCGGCGTAATTTCACTTATTTTGATGGATGCAGCCTGGGCCGTAACTTTCGATGCGTTGATTTTGGCTTTTATCATTGCAGCTTTATTGCCATTATCCATGTGGCTTTCTAAATTATTCGCTGTTACTTAA
- a CDS encoding TatD family hydrolase produces the protein MCCSSSIERDKALMGEPEAFDISAVKGMKFFDPHVHMTSRTTDDYQAMADAGVVALIEPAFWLGQPRTGLDSFRDYYSSLVGWERFRSSQFGIKHYCTIGLNSREANNESLAEQVMEILPLFIYKEGVVGIGEIGFDDQTAAEEKYYRLQLQLAKEAGLPVQVHTPHRDKKKGTQRSMDIALEHELDPYSIIIDHNNEETVKEVLDRGFWAAFTIYPFTKMGNERMVEIVKQYGPERIMVNSAADWGISDPLAVPKTAALMKMRGLSDEAIELVTYRNAITAFAQSGQLDEADFNAQKNVDLTEKFEGNTILRGGQQPRTDKSSIIIS, from the coding sequence ATGTGTTGCAGTAGTTCAATTGAAAGAGATAAAGCATTGATGGGAGAGCCTGAGGCGTTTGATATCAGTGCGGTAAAGGGGATGAAATTCTTCGACCCACATGTTCACATGACTTCGAGAACAACAGACGATTACCAGGCCATGGCCGATGCAGGAGTTGTTGCTTTGATAGAACCCGCATTTTGGCTGGGGCAGCCACGTACCGGCTTGGATAGCTTTAGAGATTACTATAGTAGCCTAGTCGGTTGGGAGCGCTTCCGTTCCTCGCAGTTTGGTATAAAACATTATTGCACCATCGGCCTTAACTCAAGAGAAGCCAATAACGAAAGCCTGGCAGAGCAGGTAATGGAAATATTGCCATTGTTTATCTATAAAGAAGGAGTAGTTGGCATAGGCGAAATCGGCTTCGACGATCAGACTGCAGCCGAAGAAAAATATTACAGATTACAACTTCAACTGGCCAAAGAAGCAGGTTTACCTGTACAGGTACATACGCCACACCGCGATAAGAAAAAAGGTACCCAGCGCAGTATGGATATTGCCTTGGAGCATGAGCTCGATCCTTATAGTATAATTATCGATCACAATAACGAAGAAACGGTAAAAGAGGTGTTAGATCGAGGTTTTTGGGCGGCTTTTACCATTTATCCGTTTACCAAAATGGGCAACGAGCGCATGGTGGAAATTGTAAAGCAGTACGGCCCAGAGCGGATTATGGTTAATTCTGCCGCCGATTGGGGCATCAGCGATCCTTTAGCCGTACCAAAAACGGCTGCTTTAATGAAAATGCGTGGTTTAAGCGATGAGGCTATTGAACTGGTGACTTACCGCAATGCGATTACTGCATTTGCACAGAGCGGACAGCTGGATGAAGCCGATTTTAATGCGCAAAAAAATGTAGACCTTACTGAAAAATTTGAGGGCAATACCATTTTGCGTGGCGGACAGCAGCCGAGAACAGATAAATCGTCTATCATCATCAGCTAA